GACCGTTGCAAAGACACCTTACTCAATTGCTTACTTTGGAGTGGGGTATGTTGATCAGAGCGTTAAAGTAATCTCTGTGAACGGAGTAATGCCAACAAAACAAAATATCCTCTCTTACAAGTATCCACTCTCAAGACCATTGTTCGTCTTTGTGGATGTAACGAAGGGATGGCCAGAAGAAGGACCAATTGCCGATTTCCTGAGGTTCATAGTATCAAAGAGAGGTCAGGAACTTGTAGAAAAGGCAGGATTTGTTGCAGCTCTTGGTCAGTAAGAATTGCTAAAATAAGACCGTTTTGAAGATTTGTTGAGGAAAGGGGATGCGATGTGCACAGAGAGATAAAGGACAAGACGCGTAAAGCATTGATGGGAATATCTTCAATTACAGCGATCGCTGCTCTCTTTGGGATATATTACTACCTTGTGAAAGAATCTTTACCAGCTATCCGCTCCGTTGGAGCGGAGCTCTTTTTGTCTGATCAATGGTACCCGGTATGGGAGCCTGCAGAATTTGGAATGCGCGCACTTATCATCAATTCAATCATTGTAACCGCTTTAGGAACACTTATTGTTGTACCTATAGCGTACTTTATGGCAATATATTTGCACGGATTTGCTTCTAAGAAGGAAAAGTCTGTGATAAGGCGATTAATCGAGTACCTTTCTGGTATTCCATCGGTGATCATTGCTTTCGTATTCTTGACCTATCTAAGCCCAGTTTTCCCTAAATTGGGTATATACTCACCGCAGAACTTGCTACTTGCACTGATAGGATTGTTCTTTTTAACGATACCGATAAGCACGGTTTTGATATTGGAGTCTTTGGATAATGTTCCAAGGGAATTGGAGGAAGCAAGTGCAGCACTTGGGGCATTGCCGTTGAAAACATATACGAGAATTACAACAAAGGCGGCCTTACCTGGTGTTTTGAATGCTATCGTTCTTACAGCTAACCGAATCGTTGGTGAAACTATCGTCGTGCTGCTTCTTGGTGGTGGAGCTGCGATGGTACCCAGAAAATTGACCGACCCGATGAAGACGTTAACGGCTGCTATAGCGAGCGAAATGCCCGAGGCAGCAAGGTTCTCTTTGCACTACAGTGCGTTGTTCTTCGCTGGATTAGTTTTGATAATCTTTTCAACGATATTTGAACTAACCTCTGTTGCGCTGCTAAGGAGGAGTCGCAAATGAGCCCTGATAAAAAGAAACTCAGATCAAAGGTCTCAGAAAACAAGAAGGCACGTATTGTTTTAAGAACACTGACGTACGTAATTTCGGTTCTTATCGTTCTTGTCTTCTTACTAGCGTTCGTTCCAGGTTTTAAATACTGGTCTTGGGAGTTCTTCTCTCAATTTCCTAAAAACCAGATGACGGATGGTGGGATATTCCCAGCGATTTTGGGTTCGGTACTGTTGACAGCTGTATCGTTGGTGGTTGCCGTTCCACTGGGAGTATTACTTGGTATTGTGCTATCTGAATACAATTTAACCTACATAAAATTCGCGGTGACGGTCCTAAGTGGTGTTCCATCGATCGTGTACGGACTTTTCGGATTGGGGTTGTTCTGCATAACCATGAATATGCGCACTTCGATACTTGCAGGTGCGTTGACTTTATCACTTATGGTTCTACCCGTTATTTCGTCTTCGGTTTACGAAGTTATGCAATCCATACCAAGAGAGCTCAGAGAAGCTGCGTATGCTCTTGGTGCGAGAAAGAGTGAAGTAATATTCGACATGTTGGTTCCTTCTGTAAGAAACAGTATTTTAACTGTATCGTTCGTGAGTGCCGGTCGTGTTATTGGTGAAACCGCACCGTTGATCTTAACTGCTGCGGTTTTCTATTCACCACAGCTACCGAGAAATTTACTTTCCCCTGTTATGACACTACCAACACACGTATATTACTTGGCTGCTGCGTACGGCAGTAAAGCACGCTGGATGGCGGAAGGTACATCGTCTGTTTTGATACTATTCGTGATACTTGTTTATACAATAGCATTCATGTTCAGGAGGGAAAAGAAATGACAGATTATGTAATTGAAGTGAGGAATTTCAACGCATACTACGGTGAAAAACTTGCAGTTAAAGATGCTAATTTGAAAGTTCAAAAAAATAAGATCACAGCTATCATGGGGCCATCGGGTTGCGGTAAGTCAACGTTGTTAAGAAGCATGAACAGGATAAACGACTTGATTCCAGAATTTAAAGTTCAAGGTGAAATACTCTTTCACGATAAGAACATATATGATCCCGAGGTTGATGTTTACACACTAAGAAGAAGGATAGGAATGGTCTTTCAAAAGCCAACACCGTTCCCTATGTCCATCTTTGAAAATATCGCGTACGGTTTGAGATTGATAGGTGTTACGGATAGAAGGGAGTTAAAAGAAAAGGTAAGGACCGCACTTGAGATGGCTGCATTGTGGGACGAGGTCAAAGATGACCTTGAAAAGAGCGCGTTAAAATTATCAGGTGGTCAGCAGCAAAGACTTTGTATAGCAAGAACCATTGCAATTGAGCCAGAAGTGATACTCTTTGATGAACCAACAAGTGCCCTTGATCCCGTTGCCACGCAAAAAATAGAAGCTTTGATTGAAGAATTAGCAGAGAAATTTACAATTGTGATCGTTACGCACAACATAGGACAAGCTTCAAGAATTTCAGATTACGTCGTTTTCATGTACCGTGGAGAGATAATTGAACAAAACGAAACCTCAAAACTGCTAACAAATCCGCAAAACGAAATCACACAGCAGTTCTTAAGTGGTAAAATAGGATAATGGAAAGTACAAAATAGAAGGAGGAATACATATGACCGATGAAAGACACCATTTCGAGAAAGAGTTTTCAATGCTCAGGGCAGAGCTTTCAAAGATGGTTTCACTTGTAACTGACTCCATAGAAATGGCCTCCGTAGCTTTCGAAAACCTAGATCGGTCGATGTCTAAGAAGATTTTGGACCTTGATGATGAAATAGATAATATCAACAGAGAAATAGAAAATCTCGTCTTAGATATAATCGCAAGGTTCAATCCCCTTGGTAAAGATTTGAGATACACGATTGCAGCGATGAAGCTGGCCAACAACCTTGAGAGAATAGGCGACCACGCGTGCAACTTTGCTGAAAAGACGCTCTGGATTTCTGAGAATTTGCCTGAGTTTAAACCTTCGAACTTGGTTAAACAGATGTTCGGAGAGGTTATCAATATGCTCCAGAAAACCGTGCTGGCCTTTTCCAGAAGGGACATAGAGCTTGCCAAGGAAACGTGGAAAATGGATGACATCATCGATGATTTGGATAAAAAAGTTACCAACGACGTTGAAAGGTTTGAGCCCCATACGTTGGTTTTGAACGTGCTTTTTGCCAGGGATTTAGAACGTGTCGCCGACCATTTGACAAATATATGCGAAGAAATCGTGTTTATAGAAACCGGAAAGGAGCTTAAGAACCTGCTATGAGGGTGCTCGTTGTTGAGGATGAACGTCTACTTGCTGAAAATATAAGTAGGATGCTGAAAAATGAAGGATTTGAGGTAGAGGTCGCTTACAACATCGGTGAGATGTACAGAAAGGTTGAAAAGTTCAGTCCGGAATTGATAGTTCTGGACCTCATGTTGCCTGACGGAAACGCGTTGAACGAAATACAGGAGATAAAGGCCGAGCTCCCGGATGTCGGTATTATCGTTATATCCGCAAAGAACACTGATCTGGATAAGATAATAGGCATCGAACTCGGTGCCGACGACTATGTCGGCAAACCTTTCAACACGAGAGAACTCGTCGCACGAGTTAAGGCGTTTTTCAGAAGAACTAAAGGACTTAAAGAGGTTATACGCTACGGTAAGTTAGAGATATTTCCGGAAGATTACACTGTGTTCTACGATGGAAAAAAGATAGAACTGACATCGAAGGAATTTGAAATATTAAGACTACTTGCTCAGAGACCAGATAGAGTTTACTCCAGAGAGCAGATCCTTGAGGAGTTGTGGAAGGATGAGTTCGAAGTCTACGATAGGGTCATTGATGTGCATATAAACAGCTTGAGAAAAAAACTTGGTAAAAATTGGATCGTAACGGTTCGTGGAGTTGGATACAAATTCTCAAAGAAAGGGGATACCTCCGTTGAATCAGATGGAACCGAGAGAATCAACGAATCAAATGAATCAACAAGTCACTAAATCAGTGAGTTGTGAAACTACGTTGAAGCTTTTGGATCACGTACAAGAAGCGCTTCTTTTCTTAGATGGTTCGAAAATCGCGTACGCAAACAAAAAGGCAAAAGAGTTCTTTGGAGAGTGTGAAGGTTCTGATCTGTTCGAACTTCTCATTTTAGAAAAAGGAACTTTGCTTGTTGATAGTATTCATTCCGATAGTTTGCAAGGCAACTTGGAATTTGAGGATAAGGTGTTTTCAGGGAAAAAGGGTGGATGGATTCATTTCCACATCACTTACGTTAAGCAGCTTTCTGCTATAATCCTTCGAGATATAACTCAGGAAAGAATTCTTCAAGAAGCAAAAGATAACATGTCAGTTCTCGTTGCGCACGAGCTGAAAAATCCACTTAGTGTGCTGCTCAGCACTATATCTGAGATGATAGAAGACGAGGACGATGAAGAAAATCTAAGAAAACTGCTTACCGTGGAAAAGCAGGCACTCAGACTCAGAAGAATCGTAGAGCAGATTGAGTATATAACCATGGCGCAGTTGGGTTTGTACACGCCCAAACCAGTTTTTATTAATGTGAAAAGATTGCTTGATAGCGTTCTCGATGATATCATCGAACTTGCGCAAAAAAAGTCAATCACTATAGAAAAGCAAATTAGTATTGATAATATCGTAGCTGATGAGTTCATAATTAGAACCATACTGAGAAATCTTATTTCAAATGCCGTTAAATACTCATTCGAAAACTCAAGAGTTATTGTGAAGATTACGCAAGATTACATTTCAGTGCGTGATTTCGGTGTCGGTATCCCCGATGAGGATATTCCGAAAATTTTCAATAGATTTTACCGCACGTCTACAGCTGTCAAAATGGCTTCGGGCTCTGGCCTTGGGCTTGCTGTAGTGAAACATCTTGCGAACATTGCCGATTACAGAATAGAAGTTAAGTCTCAGCGCATGATAGGAACGGAGTTTATCGTTTATCTGAGATAGTATTTTCACAAAGAATGATTTTGACACTTGAAAAAAGCCAGATAATTCTGGCTTTTTTATTTCATTTTTAGGTTTCTTGCTCAGCTATTACGTCTCATATCATCTTGTAGAAAAACAACTTGGTGAAGACGGGATTACAACTCTGCGAGCAGTTAGCGTTGGTATAAGACCGTCTGATATGGAGCGTGTAGTTACAACGATGTCCGATGAAATACCTGAGTACGAAGAAATCCACTCCTATTTAAACAAAGTTAGGGTAAAAACAGGTTTGAAATACCTTTACACTTTTTTCTTTAATCCAGACGGTAGTATCACGTACTTAGTAGATGGCTATCCAAAGAATTCGGAATTTTTCTCAGAGATAGGTAGCAAAGATGATGAACCAGCCGTTTCTGAGAAGGATTTTGGAACAAGAGACTATGTGTTTACAAATATAGCTTACTACCAGCAGTGGGGATATCTGAAAAGTGTCTTTTATAGGCTTCGCAATTTCGCAGGAAAGACGGTCTATCTTGGAGCTGATTACGATGCCGATTTTATTAGAAAGCTCGCAATTTCTAATTCATTAAAAATCTCACTCATAATTACTGTATTCGAGGTCATCTTTGTTTTCTTCATAGTCTATATACTACGAAAAATTAAGTTAGTGTCAGAAGTATCGAAAACATTGTCCCAGGGAGATTTGACGAAAGCAGTTGCTGTCAAAGGGAAAAATGAGGTCTCAGAAATGCTAAAGTTATTTGAAGTTCTGCGAATGAGTTTGGTAAAACTGATCAGTGACGTAAAAAATAGCATAGAGCTGGCCGATTCGGAGATACGAGCAAATCAAAGTGTGATCGAAACCGTTTCACAAAATTTCCAAAGCAATATAGAAGAACTCAGGAATATTTTCCAAAATATATCCGCAGCGATAAACAATGTCACTGCCAGTACAGAAGAGATTGGTGCCTCCGCTTCTTCGATGATCGAAAGCATCCATAGATTCATTGGTGATTTGGAAAGTGCTGCAAAATCCTTAGAATTGATGGCAAGAAATGCTGTCAAATCGAAGGAAATGATGACCGAAAGTGTTTCCGCTCTTGAAAGCGCAAGAGCATCGAGCGAAGAGATTTCAAAACTGGTGCGTGAGATTTCTGGGAAGAATGTAAAGATAGATGATGTTTTGAAAGGTATAACGGGCATAGCAGAGCAGACTAACCTACTTGCACTAAATGCTGCGATAGAGGCAGCAAGGGCAGGTGAAGCAGGACGAGGCTTTGCGGTAGTTGCTGATGAGATAAGGAAACTCGCAGAGCAAAGTAAAGTGTTCGTAGAGCAAGCGAAAGGTATACTTGAGAGTATATTTGAGGATATAAGGAACATAAACTCGGATTATTCGGAAACACTCAAGAAAATAACTGATAGTGCAAACAAGATTACTTCTGCTTCAGAAAGCTATAATTTGATAATTGAAGAAGCGGAGAAAATTTCAACCGTACTCGACAACTTGACAGTTGAAGGACGCGGCCAGGGGGAGACTGTCGGAGAGATAGCTGATGCGATAAATGGATTGGTAACTTCTATAGAAGAGATCGCTAAACTGGTTCATACCTTTGAAGAATCGGTAGATTTTGTTAGAAGTTCATTTAAGAAGATAGAATTATCTTCTGTATCCGTTAGCGAAGCATTTACTAAAGTAAGAGAAGACATCGGAAAATTTAAAACTTAATTGTGCAAACCTCTTAGAGGAAAATGTGTGTATTTACTTAAAATTTAAATGTTAAAACGCCACCTTTCACAGGTGGCGTTCGATTTTTTGATTATTCTTGAGTCGAACTTTCGGAATCTTCAACGAGCGCAGTTAATTTCCTTGGGACTTTCTTTATGATGTAGAATTCCAGTTCGTCGCCTTCCTTTATATCGTCAAAGTTCTGGAATTTGATACCGCATTCTTGCGGTGCGCTGACTTTGCTAACATCTTGCTGGTAATGTTTCAAACTTTCTATCTTTCCTTCAAAAACAAGCGCACCATTTCTGTATATTCTCACAAAACCACTTTTTTCAACATATCCGTCGTAAACTTGAACACCTGCTACATTTCCGTACTTGTGGATCTTGAACACTTTCTTGATTTCCCCAGTTCCTGTTTTTTCTTCAACTTCCTCAGGCTCAAGCATACCTTCAAGTGCGGCTTTTAAGTCTTCGAGAAGTTTATAGATTATCGTGTATGTCTTTATCTGAACGCCTTCCGATTCGGCCAACTTCGAAGCTTGTGAATCAGCTTTCACTCTAAAACCAAGTATGATAGCTTCGGAGGCCGAGGCAAGCATGACGTCGCTTGTGTTTATGGCACCAACTGCAGCGTGGACGATGTCGATGTCGATTTCATTTGTCCTAAGCTTAGATATCGCGTTCTGCAGAGCCTGGAGTGAACCTACGGTATCAGCTTTCAATATGAGCCTTAATTCTTTCTTTTCGCCTTCCTGCATCTTTTTAAGGATCTCTTCGAGCTTTATTTGTCTCTTTTTTCTCAGTTCTCGTGCCTCAATTTCCCTGACCTTTTCAACGGTCTCTACGGCCTTTTCTTTTGATTCTACAACGTAAATGATGCTGTGCGGGTCTGGTAACTCTTCAAAGCCAACTATCATAACAGGAGTTGACGGTTCGGCACTGTTGATACGTTTTCCCTTGTCGTCTATGAGTGCCTTCACCTTTCCGTAAACTTTTCCAGCCACGACGTAGTCTCCAACCTTGAGTACACCATCTTTTACTATTGCGTTCGCAACAGGTCCGTAGCCTTTGTCGAGCCGAGTCTCTATCGTGACTGCCCTCACAGGCCATTCAGGTATGCACCTTATATCCTGCATCTCAGCAACTAGAAGAATCATTTCAAGCAAAGTATCGACGTTTGTACCATTCCTTGCAGATATGGGGACAACGATCGTATCGCCACCCCATTCTTCTGGGATGAGGTTCAGCTTTGTGACCAAATCTTGTTTTGTGAGTTCTATGTTCGCATTTGGTTTGTCTATCTTGTTGATGGCCACAATTATCGGCACATTAGCAGACTTTGCGTGGTTATAGGCCTCTATCGTCTGTGGCATAACACCGTCGTCTGCTGCAACTACGAGGACAACGATATCCGTTGCTTGTGCTCCCCTTGCACGCATTTCTGTGAAGACCTCGTGCCCAGGTGTGTCGATGAACGTGATCTTCTTTCCGTTGACGACAACTTGGTAGGCACCTATACTCTGGGTGATTCCACCCTCTTCTTTCTCTGCCACTCTTGTCTTTCTTATGTAATCCAAAAGCGTTGTCTTACCGTGGTCAACATGTCCCATTACTGTGACAACTGGTGGCCTTGGAACGAGCTTTTCTTTATCCTGATAGAGTATTTCAAATTGCCTCTT
The DNA window shown above is from Fervidobacterium changbaicum and carries:
- the infB gene encoding translation initiation factor IF-2, with the protein product MARLRVYELAKQLDMDTKELLHELEELGIEVKSHMSYIDEETVNILLEIYKETLDEEEDVTLTKSKEPTKEKVEAKKPPVHITEEDLKLDKFAEKIKVPQNRIIQDFFMKGEVLRPGQQISVSLAKKIAKMYDVRLTFEEEEGKEEQVKLENPLDELKRQFEILYQDKEKLVPRPPVVTVMGHVDHGKTTLLDYIRKTRVAEKEEGGITQSIGAYQVVVNGKKITFIDTPGHEVFTEMRARGAQATDIVVLVVAADDGVMPQTIEAYNHAKSANVPIIVAINKIDKPNANIELTKQDLVTKLNLIPEEWGGDTIVVPISARNGTNVDTLLEMILLVAEMQDIRCIPEWPVRAVTIETRLDKGYGPVANAIVKDGVLKVGDYVVAGKVYGKVKALIDDKGKRINSAEPSTPVMIVGFEELPDPHSIIYVVESKEKAVETVEKVREIEARELRKKRQIKLEEILKKMQEGEKKELRLILKADTVGSLQALQNAISKLRTNEIDIDIVHAAVGAINTSDVMLASASEAIILGFRVKADSQASKLAESEGVQIKTYTIIYKLLEDLKAALEGMLEPEEVEEKTGTGEIKKVFKIHKYGNVAGVQVYDGYVEKSGFVRIYRNGALVFEGKIESLKHYQQDVSKVSAPQECGIKFQNFDDIKEGDELEFYIIKKVPRKLTALVEDSESSTQE
- the phoU gene encoding phosphate signaling complex protein PhoU; the encoded protein is MTDERHHFEKEFSMLRAELSKMVSLVTDSIEMASVAFENLDRSMSKKILDLDDEIDNINREIENLVLDIIARFNPLGKDLRYTIAAMKLANNLERIGDHACNFAEKTLWISENLPEFKPSNLVKQMFGEVINMLQKTVLAFSRRDIELAKETWKMDDIIDDLDKKVTNDVERFEPHTLVLNVLFARDLERVADHLTNICEEIVFIETGKELKNLL
- a CDS encoding PstC family ABC transporter permease gives rise to the protein MHREIKDKTRKALMGISSITAIAALFGIYYYLVKESLPAIRSVGAELFLSDQWYPVWEPAEFGMRALIINSIIVTALGTLIVVPIAYFMAIYLHGFASKKEKSVIRRLIEYLSGIPSVIIAFVFLTYLSPVFPKLGIYSPQNLLLALIGLFFLTIPISTVLILESLDNVPRELEEASAALGALPLKTYTRITTKAALPGVLNAIVLTANRIVGETIVVLLLGGGAAMVPRKLTDPMKTLTAAIASEMPEAARFSLHYSALFFAGLVLIIFSTIFELTSVALLRRSRK
- the pstA gene encoding phosphate ABC transporter permease PstA, with the protein product MSPDKKKLRSKVSENKKARIVLRTLTYVISVLIVLVFLLAFVPGFKYWSWEFFSQFPKNQMTDGGIFPAILGSVLLTAVSLVVAVPLGVLLGIVLSEYNLTYIKFAVTVLSGVPSIVYGLFGLGLFCITMNMRTSILAGALTLSLMVLPVISSSVYEVMQSIPRELREAAYALGARKSEVIFDMLVPSVRNSILTVSFVSAGRVIGETAPLILTAAVFYSPQLPRNLLSPVMTLPTHVYYLAAAYGSKARWMAEGTSSVLILFVILVYTIAFMFRREKK
- a CDS encoding methyl-accepting chemotaxis protein — its product is MLSYYVSYHLVEKQLGEDGITTLRAVSVGIRPSDMERVVTTMSDEIPEYEEIHSYLNKVRVKTGLKYLYTFFFNPDGSITYLVDGYPKNSEFFSEIGSKDDEPAVSEKDFGTRDYVFTNIAYYQQWGYLKSVFYRLRNFAGKTVYLGADYDADFIRKLAISNSLKISLIITVFEVIFVFFIVYILRKIKLVSEVSKTLSQGDLTKAVAVKGKNEVSEMLKLFEVLRMSLVKLISDVKNSIELADSEIRANQSVIETVSQNFQSNIEELRNIFQNISAAINNVTASTEEIGASASSMIESIHRFIGDLESAAKSLELMARNAVKSKEMMTESVSALESARASSEEISKLVREISGKNVKIDDVLKGITGIAEQTNLLALNAAIEAARAGEAGRGFAVVADEIRKLAEQSKVFVEQAKGILESIFEDIRNINSDYSETLKKITDSANKITSASESYNLIIEEAEKISTVLDNLTVEGRGQGETVGEIADAINGLVTSIEEIAKLVHTFEESVDFVRSSFKKIELSSVSVSEAFTKVREDIGKFKT
- the pstB gene encoding phosphate ABC transporter ATP-binding protein PstB yields the protein MTDYVIEVRNFNAYYGEKLAVKDANLKVQKNKITAIMGPSGCGKSTLLRSMNRINDLIPEFKVQGEILFHDKNIYDPEVDVYTLRRRIGMVFQKPTPFPMSIFENIAYGLRLIGVTDRRELKEKVRTALEMAALWDEVKDDLEKSALKLSGGQQQRLCIARTIAIEPEVILFDEPTSALDPVATQKIEALIEELAEKFTIVIVTHNIGQASRISDYVVFMYRGEIIEQNETSKLLTNPQNEITQQFLSGKIG
- a CDS encoding sensor histidine kinase, with amino-acid sequence MKLLDHVQEALLFLDGSKIAYANKKAKEFFGECEGSDLFELLILEKGTLLVDSIHSDSLQGNLEFEDKVFSGKKGGWIHFHITYVKQLSAIILRDITQERILQEAKDNMSVLVAHELKNPLSVLLSTISEMIEDEDDEENLRKLLTVEKQALRLRRIVEQIEYITMAQLGLYTPKPVFINVKRLLDSVLDDIIELAQKKSITIEKQISIDNIVADEFIIRTILRNLISNAVKYSFENSRVIVKITQDYISVRDFGVGIPDEDIPKIFNRFYRTSTAVKMASGSGLGLAVVKHLANIADYRIEVKSQRMIGTEFIVYLR
- a CDS encoding response regulator transcription factor; its protein translation is MRVLVVEDERLLAENISRMLKNEGFEVEVAYNIGEMYRKVEKFSPELIVLDLMLPDGNALNEIQEIKAELPDVGIIVISAKNTDLDKIIGIELGADDYVGKPFNTRELVARVKAFFRRTKGLKEVIRYGKLEIFPEDYTVFYDGKKIELTSKEFEILRLLAQRPDRVYSREQILEELWKDEFEVYDRVIDVHINSLRKKLGKNWIVTVRGVGYKFSKKGDTSVESDGTERINESNESTSH